A window of the Artemia franciscana chromosome 21, ASM3288406v1, whole genome shotgun sequence genome harbors these coding sequences:
- the LOC136040955 gene encoding glycerate kinase-like isoform X1 translates to MDELRKLFMAGIAAVKPQRLISECLSRNSKTLRVNSIQESHSCEMILPDKGVHLFGFGKAASEMMQATIEIIGNENIASGIALVPKQEEELFNYHNWENITTFFGAKGNLPDEDSLKGSQKALKMIEGLDSDDLLLVLISGGGSALFEIPVDGISLNEEVEIVNQLSRSGATIAEINTVRKRLSKVKGGGLARMCKGKIIALIISDVIGDHLDVIASGTTVCNKDSSNAAFDVLSKHNIDVSEEIMNILQQPVCRDEAFEHVFNFLVGSNWHLLTSIRSEAVKGNNLVFILSRGIKGEARSVGKAMMRMMIDLVKVETTCKFEFAEDLGIVLEDDLDLSASFTCTLNRLCRISMVSQKRFIILVGGETTVSVSGSGKGGRCQELSLSFLVEVARNMKADPELFKKFKATFLAAGTDGIDGPTDAAGAIVSCDLARHVPFEEAEKSLDNNDSYKFFTGLDSGKYHIKTGPTGTNVMDLLILLIDPIHSDYSCH, encoded by the exons ATGGATGAGCTAAGAAAGCTATTTATGGCTGGTATAGCCGCAGTAAAACCCCAAAGGTTGATCAGCGAGTGTCTCTCCAGGAACagtaaaacgcttagagtaaattctattcaagaatcaCATAGTTGTGAAATGATTCTTCCTGACAAGGGAGTCCATCTTTTTG gatTTGGAAAAGCTGCATCAGAGATGATGCAAGCTACTATTGAAATTATTGGGAACGAGAACATAGCAAGTGGTATCGCTCTCGTGCCTAAGCAAGAGGAAGAGCTATTTAACTACCACAACTGGGAAAATATAACAACATTCTTTGGCGCAAAAGGCAATCTCCCTGATGAAGACTCATTAAAAGGAAGCCAAAAAGCACTTAAAATGATAGAAGGATTGGATTCAGATGATTTGCTTCTTGTTTTGATTTCTG GTGGTGGTTCAGCTCTTTTTGAAATTCCTGTTGATGGCATCTCCTTAAATGAAGAAGTAGAAATTGTGAACCAGCTATCAAGATCTGGTGCGACCATCGCTGAAATAAACACTGTTCGGAAAAGGCTATCAAAAGTGAAGGGTGGTGGGTTAGCCAGAATGtgtaaaggaaaaataatagcgCTTATAATTAGTGATGTCATAGGTGACCATTTAGATGTTATTGCAAGTGGGACAACTGTTTGCAACAAAGATAGCTCCAATGCGGCTTTTGATGTTCTGAGCAAACATAACATTGATGTAAGTGAAGAAATTATGAATATTTTACAGCAGCCAGTTTGTCGTGATGAAGCTTTTGAGCATgtgttcaattttttagttgGAAGTAATTGGCACTTACTAACCTCCATAAGGTCAGAAGCAGTCAAAGGTAATAATCTGGTTTTTATATTGTCGAGGGGTATAAAAGGGGAGGCGCGAAGTGTGGGCAAGGCAATGATGAGAATGATGATTGACCTTGTTAAGGTTGAAACAACTTGCAAATTTGAGTTCGCTGAAGATCTGGGAATAGTACTTGAAGACGATTTGGATCTGTCAGCTTCCTTTACGTGTACGTTGAACCGTCTATGTCGGATATCGATGGTTAGTCAAAAGCGTTTTATTATCCTTGTCGGTGGTGAAACAACGGTGTCAGTCTCGGGTAGTGGAAAAGGTGGACGGTGTCAAGAATTGTCACTTTCGTTCCTTGTTGAAGTTGCCAGAAATATGAAAGCTGACCCAGAACTATTCAAAAAGTTTAAGGCCACTTTCCTTGCTGCTGGTACGGATGGAATTGATGGACCAACCGACGCTGCTGGTGCTATTGTATCTTGTGATTTAGCAAGACATGTGCCCTTCGAAGAAGCAGAGAAAAGCTTAGACAATAATGATTCATACAAATTCTTTACTGGattggatagtggaaaatatcatataaaaacaGGACCAACTGGGACTAACGTAATGGATTTATTGATTCTTCTTATTGATCCTATACATTCTGACTATTCATGCCATTAG